ATAGGGTAGCTTAATCCGATTAAAGTTAATCCGACAACCGCACTTGTTAGTCTTTCACCTAATTGCTTATGTTCTACACCCACTACTGGAGGAATTTTGCTCTTACTGCCGGCTAAAATTTGCAATCTGCGTTGGCGTGTTTGCCAAGCAAAATTAATTACTGTCCCAAGCAGTGGAAACACGAATATGATTGCGATCGCTGGATGTAAAAGACCAAGAAAATCTGCTATTCCCATACAACACCTTTAAATTAATCATCAAATTAATCTCAAATGACAATTTAAAGCATCGTAGTACCACTTAAATTAATTTTAGATAAGAATCTGTTGAATATTTGTTTCTGTTATTTTTAGCTAATTTTAAGCAAGTAAAAATGTAAATGCCTTTTTGAACAATAAGTATCTAAAAACTAAACTTGTCTCATAACCTGATAGTCAAAGATTGGATAATTTCGCCTTGCGGATAATATCACGTTGGCGTACAATGCGAGGTTTAGCTAATTTCCAAACCGAATAATATTTGTCACTATAAACAATGTCTGTTTTTAAATTATAGTTTCTTTCTATCGTTTCGCGCCAATTATCTGAAGGATTGAATAAAAAAACATCAGCAAACTTATCAGGGATTTTAGGAATTTTTTGATTTTGAACCAATAGAAATTGTACCTTTGGCTCCAAAAGATAGCTCAGAGAAAAGACATTTCCATAATTATTACCCAAAGCATCACTAATCAAAAGTGGGCGAGTCGTCTGATTGATGATTTGGGCAACTTGGGGATTGCCATAGCTTATGCCCTTATTCCACCAAGTTTCTGATTGGGAATAAACTTTAGAAGAAATTAAACCACAAATAATTACTAATCCGACGATCGCATACCAAATATTCTGGCGTGACACGCTCTCATTATATATTTGTGTACCTAGCAAGTAAGCAACAGCTACTTGAATCCCTAAATAAGATGGTATGAAATCTGGTTCAGATGATTGTATACCCTCAACCATTAAATCTGGTAGTATTAGAGGCAGCGCTGGCACGACAATTAGTATAATGATAAATAACCAAACTTTATAGTTAGTTGTTTGGCAAAGGAAATAAATTGAATATCCTACAAATATGAAACAAATTAATGTAATTAAATAGTTAAATTGATTATCTGAACTCAGGTCTAAATCAAAAAATATTCGGCTTAATTGCATCAATAAAAATTCGAATCTAGGCATAAAAAATGACTGTGGTGTTGCCTTGTCTGCTGAAATCAAAAATTGGAAAAAATCACCTATCACAACCACGAGCCAAGGCATGAAGGCTAAAAAACCTATCAATGATGCTAGAAGATAAGTTCTGATAGTTGAAGAAAACTGCAATCTGGCAGTAGTAATAACATAAATTCCGTGAGCAACTGCGACAAATGCACTCCAAAGAAATGTATAAAGACTGATTGCCAAAGTTACTGCATAAATACTCCAGATAGTAAATGTTTCTGGCTGTTGTCGTTGTTTTGCTAGCTGATCTTGATCTTGTGATTCCAGGCGCATTGCTCGCAGCAAAGAAGCGCTAGATAGTAATATGGTGACTAACCAGAGAATATATTCTTGTGCTTCTTGGGCGTATACTAGTTGAATTGGAGAAATTGCCATAAGTGCGATCGCTACACCAGGAACCGATAGCGGCGCATTAAATAATTCTCGACATAGCCAATAGACACAAGGGAAAACCAGCAAACTGATTAAAGCAGATAAACTTCTGATTGCGGTCACCGAATTACCAAAAATTTCCAACCATAATCTGGCTATTATGTAATAAAGCGGTGGATGCAAAGAATCTTCTTTAGCCAAAGTCATGATTGTGTCATTTAAGCTTTTTTGATTTACCCCTTGAAACTGAGCAAAACTTTCTTTGCCAATGACACTACCATTAAACAGTTTATTTTGTGCTTCAGTTCTTGTATAACCAGAAATTCGCAATGAGGTATAGGTTTCATCATGGGAGTAAACCTTGGTATCAAGGTTAAAAAAGCGAAACAATATACCCATCGTCAATAAGAAAATAATTAAAAATCGCAACCAACTCGGAGCAGATTTGAGGTGGCGCATAAGTAGTTTTCCCAATATTTTGTCTAAAATAATCCAGTCAGGCGTACTACTAGATGAAGTGTCGCAGCTACGCCCATCATCATAATTCGTTATATATATCTAAGTCTGTTCATTACACATCCAAAGGGACGTTAGGACTAAAGATAATTTTTACAATATTTGATAACGCCATCTAGCAAAATCTTTGGTATTAGATATGGTTAAAAAATCAATAGTTTTAAAGTGTCGGTCGATAGCGGGAATACTGCATATTTTAGCTCCAATATTCAAGTATGCCTGCAAAATTTTAGGAATTTCCACATTATACGGGTCTGGACAATTTTGAGGCAGTTCTAGACAAGACTGTGAATTTGGATAAACCAAAATACTTGGATGCATCAAGCCATTCTGCTGAAAATAATTATACGCGCAAGTAGCGTGCGAAGAAGATTGTGTTAGTAATGATGCACAGCCAAAGAAGTATTGACTTTTACTCCAGATAAGATAATTTGCTAGCCCTTTCCATAATAATAAAAGTGCCTGACTGTTGCGGTATTCTTTAGCTATACATGCCCGCCCAACTTCCACTGATGCCTGAAGCACAGAATTAGGAATTCCATTAAGATTAAATATATCGGCAGCATCAAAGCCTAGTCTTTGAGAAGCCATTGTATAGGTTTGCATCCGATAAGTTCCAATGGTTTTACCCGTTTGTTTGGAAATCATGATTAAATGATGGCAAACTGCATCAAACTTATCTATATCCATCTGAGTAAAGTTAGAAGCAGAAAATCCCAAACCTAGTTCTAGATTAAAAACTTCAAAGCGTAACCGAAAGATTGATTCTAATTCTTCTTCGGTTGAAGCCAGTCGTAGGGTATATTTTTCAGTTTGAAGTATGGGAAAATCTTCAAAAGAGGGAGGAGGATTCAGTGAGTAATTGATGTTGCATCCAGAAACTTCCATCTATCTTCCTACCTAGATTTGCGAAAATATCCTACTATGATTTAGGCACTATACAAATAGCTCACATTATGCATTAATGTGTCGAAGCGTGATTGAGACAGTTTTCGATAAAATAACCTCTAGAGAGCTTTCTTGCTCTTTTAGATTAGAGGTATAGTGCTTTTATTATGGACATTAATTACTAAAAAATCTGGCAATAAGATACAAAATTTTCCTTTGATATAGGCTATAAATATAAGTCAAATAAAAGGACAAGGAGATAGGCTTTTGCCATGAGTCTCAGCAGAATGGGGAAAGCCCCTAGATGAATCTAGGGGCTTGGATGGTTTTAGTTGCGATCGCCATAGGCGGGCAGCGCGATCGCAATCTGCGATAGATGCACTCTAAAATACTTAATTAATTACGGTGATTATTGTTGTAGTGAACCCTTGTACCAGCCCAAAGCAACTTCTCCCGTAGCGTCTGATAGTAGGAATTGTTCTCGCGCAAAATAATAAATTTAGCCCGACACTCTGCCATCCGCACATCAACGCGGTGTCCAGGCCAAATAGAAGTCCCTAACACCCCATCTGTCCACAGTTTGGTACTCAAATCGTAATCCCCCAAAGGCCAAATACTCACCACAGAACCAGGGGGTAAAACGAGGGGGCGACTAGAAAGGCTCATTGCACAAATGGGAGTGATGGTAAGCGCCTCCATACCATCGTGCATAATCGGCCCATTAGCAGAAACGGTGTAACCAGTAGAACCTGTGGGAGTCGAAATAATCAACCCATCCCCAACGTACTGATCGACTACCTCACCATCGATTTCCATTTCTAGAATTGAGGTTATCATTCGGTCAGCAGAGGCGGGTTTGACACAAAATTCATTCAAAGCTAGGTAACGCTCACTCACTGGTTCTAAATTAGACCCGTGGCCCTCATACACCGCAGCTTGTAGCATCATCCGTCGTTGGATAGCATAGCGATCCTCAAACAGCCGATCCCAAACTTTCTCTGTATCCTGAAACTCTTCCACCGACTCAGTTAAAAACCCCAGATGACCTCCCACATTCACTCCCAGAATAGGGATGCCCGCTGGGGCTAAATGTCTGGCACCAGTTAAAACAGTACCATCGCCACCGAGTACCAAAGCGAGATCGATTGGTTGAGCCGCCGAAGCCAAAAAGACTGGATAAGGGTTGTCTTTTGGCCCACTCGGCCCCATCAACACCTGGCACTCGCGGCTTTCTAGTTGTTTAGCACAGATTTCTGCCCATTGTTTACTCCGGGCATCCCGCGCTTTATAAGCAATGATTACCTGCTTGAGTTGCACGCACAATTACCACTTCAGGAGATTAAACTGCTCCATATCGACGGTATCGCGGTTGCGATAAATGGCAAGCACGATCGCTAAACCCACCGCCGCCTCGGCCGCGGCCACGGTAATCACAAATACTGTGAAAACCTGACCCTTAATTAATGTTGAGTCGAGGAAGTTGGAAAATGCCATTAAATTCAGATTAACAGCATTGAGCAGTAATTCAATTGACATCAGCACCCGCACAGCGTTGCGGCTGGTAATTAAACCGTAGATGCCGATGCAGAATAAAGCTGCTGCTAGTAATAAAAAGTACTGGAGTTGCATGAATTTGGGTATCCCTCCTGAAAAAGCTGGCTGTTTATCTGCGATTCAGGTCGCAAATATTACTCTTTTGTTTCGCTGGTTGTTGATACTAGTTCTCTGGGGCGTTCTTGTAAAGTCAAAACAGTTTGCCCCACATTGGATCGTGTCAGTTGATCTGGCAAATACTCACGACGTGCCAAAATAATTGCTCCTACCATTGCTATCAACAGCAAAATGGAAGCCAGTTCAAAAGGTAGTAAAAAGTCAGTGAAAAAATGCTCTCCAATCACAACTATTGAGCTTTCACCACCCACTACAGGAGTAGTTGAGTAAGCCCAAGGAGTAGCCAGCACCATTGTACTTAAAAGACCAAACAATCCTACGCTGACTAGACCAGTAAGTAATTTACGCACCCAAGAGTTGGGAAATGCAACAAAATCCTGACGCTTGTTCACCAACATAATGGCAAACAAAATCAGCACGTTAACCGCCCCAACATAAATTAGTATTTGTGCAGCGGCAACAAAATCACCATTTAGCAAGAGGTAGATTCCCGCCATACTGATGAACACACCCCCCAGCATAAAGGCAGAATAGACAATGCTAGAGAACAGCACCACACCAATGGCTGCCCCAATCATCATCACGCCCAGTATGCCAAGTGATATTAACTGTACTCCTTCTGCTAGATTCACTGTTTTTTGTCCTTAGTCATTGGTCATTGGTCATTGGTCATTGGTCATTAGTCATTGGTCATTGGTCATTAGTCATTGGTTAAAGAACAAAGGACAAAGGACAAAGGACAAATGACAATGGACAAATGACAAATTACATTTATTTTTCTGTTTGTTCTACTAGGTCTTCTGGACGCGCACCTGCACGTGGTGCATCTGCGGGCAGTCCGTGGGGTTCGAGGACACCCTTGGGTAGATAAACTAGTTCGCGCAGTGGTGTAACCATTGGGTCATCTGTTACTTTATAGGGCAGACGACCTAGGGCTACGTTGTCATAATTCAATTCATGGCGATCGTAAGTGGCAAGCTCATACTCTTCTGTCATGGATAGACAGTTAGTGGGGCAAAATTCCACACAGTTACCGCAAAAGATACAAACTCCAAAGTCGATGCTGTAGTGGTTGAGTTTTTTCTTTTTGCTGGCTTTGTCGTATTCCCAATCGACTACAGGTAGGTTAATTGGACAAACGCGAACGCAAACTTCGCAGGCGATGCACTTATCAAATTCAAAGTGAATCCTACCGCGAAACCGTTCGCCAGGAATCAGTTTCTCTTAAGGGTACTGTACGGTAATCGGTCGCCGCCGCATGTGGTCGAATGTGACAGAAAGCCCCTGACCAATGTAACGTGCAGCTTGTACCGTTTCTTTGGCGTAATCACCAACTTGTTTCAGGAACTTGAGCATTTTTGGTTCACTCTCTCTTTTTAAGCTATCAGCGTTATTTATCCCTTGTCCTTTGTCCTTAGTCATTAGTCATTTGTACAAATGACTAACAACAACTAATGACTAATGACTAACCACCAAAAGCAAAGGGAAAGGCTAGTTTCAGAGCGGCGGTTAATAGAAGATTAACCAAACCAACTGGCAACAAAAACTTCCATCCTAAATCTAACAGTTGGTCAATCCGTACCCGTGGCACTGTCCAGCGCAACAGGATGGCGACAAACACTAGTAAATAGGCTTTGAAGACGGTCATCGTGATTCCCAAAGAAGCAGTTATTATCTGGAACACGGGATTTAATTCACTGACTCCCAGCCAACCAGCGATGAGGTTGAGGGGAATAGGAAAGTCCCAACCGCCCAGGTAGAGAATTGCTACTAGTAAGGACGAAAGGATCAAGTTAACGTAGGAACCCAGGTAGAACAGACCGAATTTCATACCTGAGTATTCAGTCTGATAACCTGCGACGATTTCTTCTTCCGCTTCAGGTAAGTCAAAGGGTAATCGTTCGCATTCAGCTAGAGCGGCTATCCAAAAGATCAGAAAACCGATTGGTTGTCGCCAAATGTTCCAGCCCAGAATGCCGTAGCCAGATTGTTGATTGACAATATCAACGGTGCTGAGGCTGTTAGACATCATAGCGATCGCTAACACCGCCAGCGCCAAAGGAATTTCATAGCTAATAGATTGCGCTGCTGCCCGCAAGCCCCCTAAGAGGGAGTATTTGTTATTAGATGCGTAGCCAGCCATCAGCAAGCCAATGGGTTGAATGCTTGACAAGGCAATCCACAAGAATACGCCCATGCCCACATTGCTAATAACGATATTCTGCCCAAAGGGAACGATCAGGAACGACAGAAACACCGGAATTACAACAATAATTGGGCCGAGGGTAAACAGCCAGGGGTCAGACTTGGCTGGTACTATATCTTCTTTAAATACCAGCTTCAAACCATCAGCTACAGGTACCAGCAACCCAAAAGGCCCCTGGTATTCTGGCCCAATTCGCTGCTGTGCGGAGGCGGAAATTTTCCGTTCTAGCCAAGTAGCAACTAATACCCCCACTGTTGCCCCAATCAGCATCAGTATCATTGGCAGGGGCATCCAAATTGCTTTGGCTGTTCCTGCTGGTATACCTAAATCCCGGAGGGATTCAATAAAAGTTCCTTGGAGGTCAATTCCTGAGTTCATGTTTCCGCTCTTTAAGACATCGAGTCATGGTGAATTACAACTATTAGTTAAATTAATACCTGTAAATTCACCCATTTATAATTTTTGCCCAGATGATGCTTGATTGAAGATTTGTCGCTAATTCCCATGCCTAGTATATCCTTGGATGGTTTTAGCCCTCTGAAGCGATATGAGAACTTCTACTTATGGTTGGCATTGGGATTGGCTATTCAAGGGACAAGAGGGTTAGAGGGAAGGGGAGCAGGGAGCAGGGGGCAGAGGAGCAGGGGACAGAGGGGAAAAAGGTAATTTTTAATCCATGCCCAATGCCCAATGCCCAATGCCCCATGCCCAATTACCGTTGGTCAATGGGAGTATAAGTAACTTCGTGCAAACCGTTGTAAACCTGGGTAGGACGGAAAATCCGGTTTTCTGCCAGTTGTTCTTTCCAGTGAGCTAGCCAACCAGCAACGCGAGCGATCGCAAATATTGGTGTAAACAAGTCTGTAGGAATTCCCATCTTCCTATACACCAAACCTGAGTAAAAGTCAATATTAGGATAAATCCCTTTGCTGCCGAGTTTTTCTCCTACCACTCGTTCCATCTCTTGAGCAATGTCATAGAATTTGTCATAGCCAAACTTCTCAAACAGTTTCTCTGCTAGACCTTGTAAAATTATGGCTCGTGGGTCTTTTACTTTATACACACGATGTCCAAAGCCCATAATCTTAGATTTAGTTTCTAGACAATGCTCTATGTAAGGACGGACATTTTCTACAGAGCCAATTTTTTCCAACATCTGAATTACTTCTTCATTGGCTCCACCATGCAGGGGTCCACCCAAAGTTCCCACAGCACTAGCAACCACAGCGTAAGGATCAGTTAAGGTAGAAGCTGTAACCCTGGCACTGAAGGTAGAAGCATTCATTGTATGCTCGACTTGAAGTATCAAGCAGATATCAAAAATCCGCGCCATTAAAGGATCGGGTTCTTTCTCATCGAGCATGTATAGAAAGTTGGACGAATAGTCTAAGTCATCACGGGGACGTACCGGGTCATTGCCTTTTCGCATCAGTTGGAACGCCGCCACCATCGTCGGAATGGTTGCTATCAGGCGCACTACGGAATCTCGAATGTAGGCAGGATTATGTAAATCCCGGAGTGAATAAAACAAACCTAAAGCAGCAGCAGAGGCTTGTAGGGCATCCATTGGGTGGCCGCTTTCTGGAAAGCATTTCATCATGTCCCGAATGCGGTATTTTATCCGCCGGTGGTAACGAACTTCATGCTCAAATCCTTCCAGTTCTTCCTTGCTTGGCAGTTCACCCCAGATTAAGAGATAAGCAGTTTC
The Nostoc punctiforme PCC 73102 genome window above contains:
- a CDS encoding glycosyltransferase family 39 protein codes for the protein MRHLKSAPSWLRFLIIFLLTMGILFRFFNLDTKVYSHDETYTSLRISGYTRTEAQNKLFNGSVIGKESFAQFQGVNQKSLNDTIMTLAKEDSLHPPLYYIIARLWLEIFGNSVTAIRSLSALISLLVFPCVYWLCRELFNAPLSVPGVAIALMAISPIQLVYAQEAQEYILWLVTILLSSASLLRAMRLESQDQDQLAKQRQQPETFTIWSIYAVTLAISLYTFLWSAFVAVAHGIYVITTARLQFSSTIRTYLLASLIGFLAFMPWLVVVIGDFFQFLISADKATPQSFFMPRFEFLLMQLSRIFFDLDLSSDNQFNYLITLICFIFVGYSIYFLCQTTNYKVWLFIIILIVVPALPLILPDLMVEGIQSSEPDFIPSYLGIQVAVAYLLGTQIYNESVSRQNIWYAIVGLVIICGLISSKVYSQSETWWNKGISYGNPQVAQIINQTTRPLLISDALGNNYGNVFSLSYLLEPKVQFLLVQNQKIPKIPDKFADVFLFNPSDNWRETIERNYNLKTDIVYSDKYYSVWKLAKPRIVRQRDIIRKAKLSNL
- a CDS encoding GNAT family N-acetyltransferase, which encodes MEVSGCNINYSLNPPPSFEDFPILQTEKYTLRLASTEEELESIFRLRFEVFNLELGLGFSASNFTQMDIDKFDAVCHHLIMISKQTGKTIGTYRMQTYTMASQRLGFDAADIFNLNGIPNSVLQASVEVGRACIAKEYRNSQALLLLWKGLANYLIWSKSQYFFGCASLLTQSSSHATCAYNYFQQNGLMHPSILVYPNSQSCLELPQNCPDPYNVEIPKILQAYLNIGAKICSIPAIDRHFKTIDFLTISNTKDFARWRYQIL
- a CDS encoding NAD(+) kinase translates to MQLKQVIIAYKARDARSKQWAEICAKQLESRECQVLMGPSGPKDNPYPVFLASAAQPIDLALVLGGDGTVLTGARHLAPAGIPILGVNVGGHLGFLTESVEEFQDTEKVWDRLFEDRYAIQRRMMLQAAVYEGHGSNLEPVSERYLALNEFCVKPASADRMITSILEMEIDGEVVDQYVGDGLIISTPTGSTGYTVSANGPIMHDGMEALTITPICAMSLSSRPLVLPPGSVVSIWPLGDYDLSTKLWTDGVLGTSIWPGHRVDVRMAECRAKFIILRENNSYYQTLREKLLWAGTRVHYNNNHRN
- the nuoK gene encoding NADH-quinone oxidoreductase subunit NuoK, encoding MQLQYFLLLAAALFCIGIYGLITSRNAVRVLMSIELLLNAVNLNLMAFSNFLDSTLIKGQVFTVFVITVAAAEAAVGLAIVLAIYRNRDTVDMEQFNLLKW
- a CDS encoding NADH-quinone oxidoreductase subunit J, whose translation is MNLAEGVQLISLGILGVMMIGAAIGVVLFSSIVYSAFMLGGVFISMAGIYLLLNGDFVAAAQILIYVGAVNVLILFAIMLVNKRQDFVAFPNSWVRKLLTGLVSVGLFGLLSTMVLATPWAYSTTPVVGGESSIVVIGEHFFTDFLLPFELASILLLIAMVGAIILARREYLPDQLTRSNVGQTVLTLQERPRELVSTTSETKE
- the nuoH gene encoding NADH-quinone oxidoreductase subunit NuoH, whose protein sequence is MNSGIDLQGTFIESLRDLGIPAGTAKAIWMPLPMILMLIGATVGVLVATWLERKISASAQQRIGPEYQGPFGLLVPVADGLKLVFKEDIVPAKSDPWLFTLGPIIVVIPVFLSFLIVPFGQNIVISNVGMGVFLWIALSSIQPIGLLMAGYASNNKYSLLGGLRAAAQSISYEIPLALAVLAIAMMSNSLSTVDIVNQQSGYGILGWNIWRQPIGFLIFWIAALAECERLPFDLPEAEEEIVAGYQTEYSGMKFGLFYLGSYVNLILSSLLVAILYLGGWDFPIPLNLIAGWLGVSELNPVFQIITASLGITMTVFKAYLLVFVAILLRWTVPRVRIDQLLDLGWKFLLPVGLVNLLLTAALKLAFPFAFGG
- a CDS encoding citrate synthase, which encodes MMVCEYKPGLEGIPAAQSSISYVDGQKGILEYRGIRIEELAEKSTFLETAYLLIWGELPSKEELEGFEHEVRYHRRIKYRIRDMMKCFPESGHPMDALQASAAALGLFYSLRDLHNPAYIRDSVVRLIATIPTMVAAFQLMRKGNDPVRPRDDLDYSSNFLYMLDEKEPDPLMARIFDICLILQVEHTMNASTFSARVTASTLTDPYAVVASAVGTLGGPLHGGANEEVIQMLEKIGSVENVRPYIEHCLETKSKIMGFGHRVYKVKDPRAIILQGLAEKLFEKFGYDKFYDIAQEMERVVGEKLGSKGIYPNIDFYSGLVYRKMGIPTDLFTPIFAIARVAGWLAHWKEQLAENRIFRPTQVYNGLHEVTYTPIDQR